A genome region from Terriglobales bacterium includes the following:
- the dps gene encoding DNA starvation/stationary phase protection protein Dps: protein MAIATAPSAIKTVTLRTFATRIDIPEKQRAALIALLNARLADTIDLKTQAKYAHWNVKGAQFQQLHELFDRIATNLEAHSDLLAERVTALGGVANGTARQAASASSLAEYELDAVAGADHVRALAERLAKLAAAVRAAIDESDRLGDKSTADVFTEISRAADKDLWFLEAHLQQ, encoded by the coding sequence ATGGCAATTGCAACCGCACCAAGCGCTATCAAGACGGTCACCCTCCGGACGTTCGCCACCCGCATCGATATCCCCGAGAAACAGCGGGCCGCGCTCATCGCGCTGCTGAACGCGCGGCTGGCGGACACCATCGACCTGAAGACGCAGGCCAAATACGCCCACTGGAACGTGAAGGGAGCGCAGTTCCAGCAATTGCATGAACTGTTCGACCGGATCGCCACGAACCTGGAAGCCCACAGCGACCTGCTCGCCGAGCGCGTCACGGCGCTGGGGGGAGTGGCCAACGGCACGGCGCGGCAGGCGGCGTCGGCGAGTTCGCTCGCCGAGTATGAACTGGACGCCGTGGCCGGCGCCGATCATGTGCGCGCCCTGGCAGAGCGCCTGGCCAAACTGGCGGCAGCGGTGCGCGCGGCGATCGATGAGAGCGACCGGCTGGGCGACAAGTCCACCGCCGACGTGTTCACGGAAATCTCGCGCGCGGCGGACAAGGACCTGTGGTTCCTGGAAGCGCATTTACAGCAGTAG